In the genome of Corythoichthys intestinalis isolate RoL2023-P3 chromosome 19, ASM3026506v1, whole genome shotgun sequence, one region contains:
- the hebp2 gene encoding heme-binding protein 2: MFKAVKQVFFSSGLQTPQFTTPEKQPKDYEERTYEAAKWVSTTVSGTSLDESMRTGFRRLFSYIQGNNTDKVKVEMTAPVTCHVDPGAGPACETNFTVSFYIPEEHRDAPPQPSNPNVFVEQRDEFTAYVRSYGGFSDETLVRNELLKLTESLRRDGVRFAERPYYFAGYDSPFKLVNRRNEVWLLQQKESTNT, translated from the exons ATGTTTAAAGCGGTAAAACAGGTTTTTTTCTCCAGCGGACTACAAACGCCACAATTCACAACACCTGAGAAACAG CCTAAAGACTACGAAGAACGCACTTATGAGGCGGCCAAATGGGTCAGCACCACCGTCAGCGGAACCAGCCTGGATGAAAGCATGCGAACTGGATTCCGCCGGCTTTTCAGCTATATTCAAGGCAACAACACCGACA AGGTCAAAGTGGAGATGACTGCTCCCGTGACGTGCCACGTGGACCCCGGTGCCGGGCCCGCCTGCGAGACTAACTTCACGGTGTCCTTCTACATCCCTGAGGAGCACCGCGACGCGCCGCCGCAGCCCAGCAACCCCAATGTGTTTGTGGAGCAGAGGGATGAGTTCACCGCTTACGTCAG AAGCTACGGCGGCTTCTCCGACGAGACGCTAGTTCGCAACGAGCTCCTCAAGCTGACGGAGAGCCTCCGCCGGGACGGCGTCCGTTTTGCCGAGCGGCCATACTACTTCGCTGGATACGACAGCCCCTTCAAGTTGGTCAACCGCAGGAACGAGGTATGGCTCCTCCAGCAAAAAGAGTCAACAAACACTTAA